The Edaphobacter sp. 12200R-103 genome contains a region encoding:
- a CDS encoding CDP-alcohol phosphatidyltransferase family protein, whose product MPFLAQLRAAPNLLTLLRLFILPFLVIEILDNNYPAAFALFVVAGITDGLDGLLARWLSQRTTLGQYMDPIADKLLLSTLFMVLTHANLIPRYVTVLVFSRDLGILLISTLLFATGTMRDFRPSLLGKANTLIQIVGVVCVLLERLWPAAGLSAMTGGLLQLIAVLAPVSAAQYAWIVFRRINADPATA is encoded by the coding sequence GTGCCATTTCTCGCCCAACTCCGAGCCGCACCCAATCTGCTTACTCTTTTGCGATTGTTCATTCTTCCGTTTCTCGTGATCGAGATTCTGGACAATAACTATCCGGCTGCGTTCGCGCTCTTTGTCGTTGCAGGGATCACCGACGGCCTCGATGGCCTGCTGGCCCGCTGGCTCAGCCAGAGGACGACGCTCGGTCAGTACATGGATCCAATCGCCGACAAGCTCCTGCTCAGTACGCTCTTCATGGTGCTGACGCACGCCAACCTGATCCCAAGGTATGTGACCGTGTTGGTCTTCAGCCGCGATCTTGGAATTCTTCTAATTTCTACGCTGTTGTTCGCTACCGGCACAATGCGGGATTTCCGTCCCAGCCTACTGGGCAAAGCCAACACCCTCATCCAGATTGTGGGGGTTGTATGTGTGCTGCTGGAGCGTCTGTGGCCTGCCGCCGGGTTGAGCGCAATGACCGGTGGTCTGCTGCAGCTCATTGCGGTCCTTGCTCCGGTGTCTGCGGCTCAGTATGCCTGGATTGTCTTCCGCAGAATCAATGCTGACCCTGCGACGGCTTAG